The genomic DNA GGTTCTCCACCGCGAGGTTGGCCTCGGCGCCCGCCTGGCTGACGTACGAGATACCGACCTTGACGTTGACCGGTCCCGAGCCGGGAGCGAACTCCACATAGCCGCCCGCTCCCTTGCCGGCGACGGGCCGCCCGCCCTGGGAGAAGCCGCCCGTGCCGCCGCTCGCCTCCGTGGAGCCGGGGTTCAGCCTGTCGTCCTGCCAGGTGCCGGTGGACTTGAAGGCGCGGTCGAAGCGGGCGGTGAAGTGGAGGGTGTAGTAGCCGCGCCGGCCCTCGGGATCGAGGTAGCCGCAGAAGTTGCCTGAGGTGACCGAGCCGGAGACCGTGCGGGTCGCCGGGTCGATCCGCACGGACGAATCGGTCGAGCCCACCTCGGAGTTGGCGGTGCGGATCAGCAGCGAGGCCGGCTTGTCCGCGGGGTAGGTGAAGCGGCCCGAGCCCGTGCGCGCGGTGGCCGTGAGGTCGGCGGTGACACCGGAGGAGAGCCCCACTTTGTAGTGGCCGGGCTCGGCCGTCTCGTCCTGGTGACTGAAGTCGGCCGCGTACACGGCGTCCTTGGTGTCGCTCGCCGGGGAGGAGGTGACGTCGCCCGCGTACGGGAAGAAGGGGATGTCACCGCTGCCGCCCGCGCAGCCGGTGCCGGACATGTGGGTGAGGCTGAAGCCGCGGATGCGGGTGGCGTCGTACTGGTAGCCGCCGGGGGCGGCGGTGCGGGTGGCGTCGCCGCGGGTGTTCTCGGGGCTCCAGGAGAGCATGCCGAAGGGGGTGACGGCGCCGGGGAAGACATCGCCGCCGTTCGTGGTGCCGATGAGCGGATCGACGTACGTGGTGGGGTCCCGGACGAGGTCCGGTGGGGCGGTGGTCGCCGCGAGCGCCGGGGTGGCGCCGCCGGCCACCACCAGGGTGACGGCCAGCAGGACAGATGACGGACGGAAACGCATGACGCGGCCCCTCCTCCTTCGGACGGGTCGCGCACCACAGGTCACACAAGCCGCAGGGACAGTAACGTGCGCCACCGGTACCACGGAAGACCGCGTACGAGCCGGCAGACGCGCCCCCATACCACCGCTCATCCTGGTCAACTGGCTTGACATCGTTGTCGGTTACCGGAGTAGAGTCATGTACAGACCACTCAGACAACGTTGTCGCCGCCACTGGTCGTCACAAGCCACGCTTCACCCGGTCCGGCCTACTCCCCCCAGGCCGGACCGGCTCGCGGACCGGGTGAGCCGCACCGCGCCACCCGGTCCGCCCCGAGCAGTTCGCCGTCAACCGACCTGACAGGCGAGCGCCGTCGACGGATCGCCGCCGGAGCCCCTGACGACGTATCCGAACGTCGCGCTCCTCCCCGGGTCCAGCGACCCGTTCCAGTCGGCGTTGTGCACCATCACGTCCTGCCCCTGGTACGTCGCGTTGCCGTTCCAGAGGCTGTCGACCGTCTGGCCGCTCGGCAGCGTCCAGTCGACCATCCAGCCGAGCATCGGGACGTCACCGGTGTTGGTGACGGTGACCTCGGACTGATAACCGCCGGGCCAGCTGCCCGTCGTACGACGGGTCGCGGAGCACACGCCGGGCGGGGGCTCGGTGGGGTTGCCCGGGTCGTGGACGCCCGTCACTTCGCCGTTGCCGCCGTCGAAGACGACGTCGGAGCAGGAGTAGAACGTCTCCGCGCTGTCCGAGCGCTGCCAGACCATGTAGACGAGGTGGCGGCCAGACTTGCCCGACGGAAGCCTGCCGCTCCAGGAGTAGTTGGCGTCCACCGTGCCCGGACTGCCGTTGAGCGGCGGGTGGTCGACGCTCAGGAACGGCTGGTCCTCCATGTCGTTCCAGGTGAGCGTCTTGGTGGGGTCGAAGCCGTCCTTGGTCAGGTAGACGTAGAACCAGCCCGGGTGCGCCGCCCAGGCGTTGTAGGAGAAGTCGACCGTCGCGCCCGACGTCAGGTGCGTGAGCGGCCAGTCGCTGCGCGGGAGGTCGAAGCCCGTGAAGTTGGGGTTGCCGCCGCTGCACAGCTCGCCGTCGGGCACGAAGCCCCGGGTGCGGCCCGCACCGTCCGAGCGGAGCACCGAGAACCAGTTGTAGAACGGCGTGGTACCGCTGACCTGCTGCGCGGCCTTGCACGCCGGATTGACGGGCTTGATCTCGCCGGTGTCGGTGAGTCCGTCCTGCCAGCACAGGAAGGTGCGGCTGCCGGGCTTCATGGGGGTGCCGTGGGCTGCCGCCCTTCCGCCCGCCGTGACGACCAGGCCGAGGGCCGGGACCGTGGTGAGGAGGGCGAGCAGGACGAGGAGGAGGGCTCTGTGGCGGGTGGAGAGGGGTAATCGTGCGACTGTAGGGAGCATGACAAACATCCCTCTGGTCGGAGTCGTGGGGATTCCGCGCGAGGTGGGAGCGGTACCCTCCGGCGGGTTCCGGTCCGCCGGAATATGGGAGCGCTCCCACCTCACTCGTTCGTGAAACTAGCGCGGATGGGGGCCCCTGTAAACGTCTGACACGCGAGGCCCGCGCCCGGGCGGGTGCGGCCGCCGCTCCTGGGGCCGGCGCCCCGCCTTGGACCGCCCTGCCGAGGAACCGTCGGGGAAACGCCTGGGAACTGCCCGGGAACTGGCGAGGAACCTCTTCTGCTCCAGGGACATCTACCTGTGCGAACAGCACGGGCAGGGAGGAAGCGAAGCGGTGCGGGGACCGGATGCGGGCGACGACCGCGAGGCCGACGCCGACGACGGCCTGTGGGGGCCGGCGCTGGCGAACCTCCTCATCGGGCTGCTCGCGATCCTCCCGGCCCTGTGCCTGTGCCGGCTGCTGACCCCCTACCCGCAGGCCGGCTGCGACGGCGGGTTCGCCTGCGCCGGGGAGGCCCCCGGCCACACGACCGGCGTGACGATCGGCGCCGTGCTCGGCGGAGCGGCGGTCCTCGGGCTGGTGCTGGTGGTGGACGTCCTCATGCCACGGCAGGAGGGGCGGCGGATGCGTACGTGGCTGGGAATGACCGTACTGGTGCCGATACCGTTCGTGGTGGGGCAGGCGTTCGGCTGGATCCAGGGGTGATTCAGGGTGATCCAGGGGATGGCCCGGGACGTCGGTGACGAGCGGGAAGCCTAGGGATGTGCCCGCGCGGCCTCCAGGGCACCGGACAGTGCCGGGCTTGCCGCCAGTTCCGTGGGCTCCGGCTCTGGGGCCAGGGGCAGTTCGATCGTGAACTCCGTGTGGCCCGGGGCGCTGTCGACATGGATGCGGCCGCCGTGCGCCGCCGTGATGGCCGCGGCGATGGCCAGGCCCAGGCCCGAGCCGCCCACCTTGCCGGAGGCCCGGGAGCGGGACGCGTCGGCGCGGGTGAAGCGTTCGAAGACCGTGGGCAGCAGAGCGGGCGGGATGCCGGGACCGTCGTCGCGCACGCGGATGGTGCAGGAGCCGCCCGTGGCCTCCACCGAGGCGACGACCGTCGTACCCGGTGGCGTGTGCACGCGCGCGTTGGCCAGAAGGTTCGCCACGACCTGATGGAGCCGGGCCTCGTCGCCGATGACGAGCGCCGGGACGTCGAGCGGCAGCGCCAGCTGCCAGTCGTGGGTGTCCCCGGCGGCCCGCGCGTCCCACACCGCCTCGGCGACCAGCCCCGCGAGGTCGACCTCGGCCGAGTGCAACGGCCGCCCCTCGTCGAGCCGGGCGAGCAGGAGCAGATCCTCCACCAGACCCGTCATGCGTGCCGACTCGGCGGAGACCCGGCGCCAGGCCAGGTTCGGCTCGATCCGCTCGGTGCCGCGGTTCATGAGTTCGGCGTACCCGGCGATGGAGGCCAGCGGCGTACGGAGTTCATGGCTGGCGTCGGCCAGGAAGCGGCGCATGCGTTCCTCGCTGCGGCGCATCTCCTCCTCGCCGCGCTGGCGTTCGGCGAGCGAGGACTCGACGTGGTCGATCATCCGGTTGAGGGCGGCGCCGACCTGTCCGGCCTCGCTGCCGAGGTCGGCGTCGCGGTCGGGGACCCTGGTGAGGCCGGTGACCCTGCCGTGGCCCAGCGGGGAGCGGGAGACCTCCACGGCGGTGGCGGCGACCCGCCCCAGCGGCCGCAGCTGGCGCCGGATGACGACGGCACAGGCACAGCCCGCGGCGGTGAGACCGGCCGCCGCCACGACGGCCTCGACCAGGACCAGGCCGCCGATCATGTCCTGGACGTCCCCCATCGGGAGTCCGGTGAGGACCCGGATCCCCTTGCTGTCGAGCGCGGTGACCCGGTAGGTGCCGAGGCCGGGGACGGTACGGGTGTGCTTCGAGCCGTCGGTCGCGATGCCGTCGAGAGCGGCGCGCTGGGCGGCGGTGAGCGCGCGCGGCGGGGCGTCCTGGCTGACGACCTCGGCGGCGGTGATGTACCCGTCGACGTCGAGCCGGGCGGCGAGCGTGCCGGCGGGCTGCCCGTTCTCGTGGAGGAACCCCAGGTCCGTGTCGTTCTCCGGATGGAGCCCGGCTCCGCCCTGGCTGCGCTCGGCGGCGTCGGTGACGCGCTCGTCCAGGTTGCCGAGCAGATAGGCACGCTGGGCGAAGACCGTGGTGAGCGTCATCGCGGCACAGACGACGACGAGGGTGACACCGATGAACAGCAGCAGCCGCGTCCGCAGCGAGCGCGCTCGCGGCCGGGCCGTCATCTGCCGTCCTCCGCGGACCTGATGGCGTAGCCGAGCCCGCGCACCGTGCGGATCATCGGTGCCCGCCCCTTGTCGATCTTGCGGCGCAGGTTGGAGATGTACACCTCCACGAGATTGCCGCCGCCGTCGAAGGTGCTGCTCCACACGTGCTCGAGGATCTGGGCCTTGCTCAGCACCTGGCGCGGGTGGTTCAGCAGCAGGGCGAGCAGGTCGAACTCCTTGGCCGTGAGCCCGATCGGCGTGCCGTCGCGGTGCACCTCGCGGGTCTCCTCGGTCAGGACGAGGTCGCCGAGCACCCGCACCGAGTCGTCGGCCCGGGCCCCCGCGGTGCCGGCCCGCCGCAGCAGCCCGCGCAGCCGCAGGACGACCTCCTCCAGGGAGAAGGGTTTCGTCACATAGTCGTCCGCGCCCATGGCGAGCCCTTCGATGCGGCGCTCCAGCGCGTCGCGGGCGGTCAGCATGAGCACGGGCAGTTTCGGACTCTCGTACCGCAGCCGTCTCAGCACCTGGAGTCCGTCCAGGTCGGGCAGCATTCCGTCGAGCACCACCGCGTGCGGGGCGCAGCCGCGCGC from Streptomyces avermitilis MA-4680 = NBRC 14893 includes the following:
- a CDS encoding lytic polysaccharide monooxygenase auxiliary activity family 9 protein codes for the protein MLPTVARLPLSTRHRALLLVLLALLTTVPALGLVVTAGGRAAAHGTPMKPGSRTFLCWQDGLTDTGEIKPVNPACKAAQQVSGTTPFYNWFSVLRSDGAGRTRGFVPDGELCSGGNPNFTGFDLPRSDWPLTHLTSGATVDFSYNAWAAHPGWFYVYLTKDGFDPTKTLTWNDMEDQPFLSVDHPPLNGSPGTVDANYSWSGRLPSGKSGRHLVYMVWQRSDSAETFYSCSDVVFDGGNGEVTGVHDPGNPTEPPPGVCSATRRTTGSWPGGYQSEVTVTNTGDVPMLGWMVDWTLPSGQTVDSLWNGNATYQGQDVMVHNADWNGSLDPGRSATFGYVVRGSGGDPSTALACQVG
- a CDS encoding sensor histidine kinase, whose protein sequence is MTARPRARSLRTRLLLFIGVTLVVVCAAMTLTTVFAQRAYLLGNLDERVTDAAERSQGGAGLHPENDTDLGFLHENGQPAGTLAARLDVDGYITAAEVVSQDAPPRALTAAQRAALDGIATDGSKHTRTVPGLGTYRVTALDSKGIRVLTGLPMGDVQDMIGGLVLVEAVVAAAGLTAAGCACAVVIRRQLRPLGRVAATAVEVSRSPLGHGRVTGLTRVPDRDADLGSEAGQVGAALNRMIDHVESSLAERQRGEEEMRRSEERMRRFLADASHELRTPLASIAGYAELMNRGTERIEPNLAWRRVSAESARMTGLVEDLLLLARLDEGRPLHSAEVDLAGLVAEAVWDARAAGDTHDWQLALPLDVPALVIGDEARLHQVVANLLANARVHTPPGTTVVASVEATGGSCTIRVRDDGPGIPPALLPTVFERFTRADASRSRASGKVGGSGLGLAIAAAITAAHGGRIHVDSAPGHTEFTIELPLAPEPEPTELAASPALSGALEAARAHP
- a CDS encoding response regulator transcription factor; this encodes MSGTPGPRNGRVRVLIVDDEPALTELLSVAVTEAGWRPYPAADGHSALRLARGCAPHAVVLDGMLPDLDGLQVLRRLRYESPKLPVLMLTARDALERRIEGLAMGADDYVTKPFSLEEVVLRLRGLLRRAGTAGARADDSVRVLGDLVLTEETREVHRDGTPIGLTAKEFDLLALLLNHPRQVLSKAQILEHVWSSTFDGGGNLVEVYISNLRRKIDKGRAPMIRTVRGLGYAIRSAEDGR